In a single window of the Falsirhodobacter halotolerans genome:
- a CDS encoding 2-hydroxyacid dehydrogenase, which produces MALLLTSTPERQVVWRAAFAAAGEPFFASEAEVTDPGAVTQIACWTPPADLSRYPNLDCVICVGAGTDHLSDLPEGVTLVRTLSPGLDAMVRDWVTMAALCLHRDLPAYVDQARRGAWQARPVRTARSRRVGIMGMGRIGALAAESLRSLGFEVEGYSRSGRGPGGIKVHGADGIGAFLARSDLLVCLMPLTDQTRGALNDALFAALPPGAMLVHAGRGAQLDMDAMRRALDAGHLSTAMLDVTNPEPLPPDHWAWTDPRVIVTPHVAAQTDAADGAAFALQVVAAARAGMPLPGVVDRGLGY; this is translated from the coding sequence ATGGCGTTGCTTCTGACCTCCACGCCCGAACGGCAGGTGGTCTGGCGCGCGGCCTTCGCGGCGGCGGGGGAGCCATTCTTCGCCTCCGAGGCCGAGGTGACCGACCCCGGTGCCGTCACGCAGATCGCCTGCTGGACGCCGCCCGCCGATCTGTCCCGCTATCCCAACCTCGACTGCGTGATCTGCGTCGGGGCGGGGACCGACCATCTGTCGGACCTGCCGGAGGGGGTGACCCTGGTCCGCACCCTGTCGCCGGGGTTGGATGCGATGGTGCGGGACTGGGTGACGATGGCCGCGCTATGCCTGCATCGCGACCTGCCCGCCTATGTCGATCAGGCGCGGCGGGGCGCGTGGCAGGCCCGGCCCGTCCGTACGGCGCGGTCCCGCCGTGTCGGGATCATGGGGATGGGCCGCATCGGCGCGTTGGCGGCCGAAAGCCTGCGGTCGCTGGGGTTCGAGGTCGAGGGTTACAGCCGCTCGGGCCGGGGGCCGGGGGGCATCAAGGTGCATGGCGCGGACGGGATCGGCGCGTTTCTGGCCCGCAGCGACCTGCTGGTCTGCCTCATGCCGCTGACCGACCAAACCCGAGGGGCCCTGAACGACGCCCTTTTTGCCGCGTTGCCCCCCGGCGCGATGCTGGTCCATGCCGGGCGGGGCGCGCAACTGGACATGGATGCCATGCGCCGCGCGCTGGATGCGGGGCACCTGTCCACCGCCATGCTGGACGTGACGAACCCCGAACCGCTGCCGCCGGATCACTGGGCCTGGACCGATCCGCGGGTGATCGTGACGCCGCATGTCGCCGCCCAGACCGATGCGGCGGACGGGGCGGCCTTCGCCTTGCAAGTCGTGGCGGCGGCCCGCGCGGGGATGCCCCTGCCGGGGGTGGTGGATCGCGGGCTGGGATACTGA
- a CDS encoding ABC transporter substrate-binding protein gives MTHKTTNWTRRDDAMVEDAIRRGASRRDLIKMLMASGVAMGAGSSLLLGASRAVAQTPVQGGHLRGAGWSSSTADTLDPAKASLSTDYVRCCAFYNRLTFLEDGGELKMELAESVESDDAKTWQVKLRPGVTFHDGKPLTTADVIYSMRRHLDPAVGSKAAAIAAQMVDFKASDDLTMQIELAAANADLPVILSLHHFMIVADGTTDFSTANGTGAFICDEFQPGIRSIGVRNPNYFKEQMPYLDSFEYFAISDNNARVNAVLSGDVHLAASVNPRSMRTIEGQSQVTSSVTTAGNYTNVNIRLDLSPGDKAGMVEGMKYLMNREVIVNSVLRGLGQIANDQPISPMDRYHNPNLAPRAYDPERARAAFEKAGVLGQEIEIITSDAPNSGIDYAMVVQQAGREAGMNFRVQRVPADGYWSNYWLQSPIHLGNINPRPTPDILFSLLYASDAPWNESQYKSEKFDAMLLEARGLLDDNLRRDIYWEMQEMVANEAGTVIPAYISNVDVLSSKLKGMRPNPLGGQFGYAFAEYVWLED, from the coding sequence ATGACGCACAAGACGACGAACTGGACCCGCCGCGACGATGCGATGGTCGAGGATGCGATCCGCCGGGGCGCCTCGCGCCGCGACCTTATCAAGATGCTGATGGCATCGGGCGTGGCCATGGGGGCGGGCAGCTCGCTTCTTCTGGGCGCCTCGCGCGCCGTGGCGCAGACGCCTGTTCAGGGCGGGCACCTGCGGGGGGCGGGATGGTCGTCCTCCACCGCCGACACGCTGGATCCGGCCAAGGCGTCGCTGTCGACGGATTACGTCCGCTGCTGTGCCTTCTACAACCGCCTGACCTTCCTGGAGGACGGGGGCGAGCTGAAGATGGAGTTGGCCGAGAGCGTCGAGAGCGATGACGCCAAGACGTGGCAGGTCAAGCTGCGCCCGGGCGTGACGTTCCATGACGGCAAACCGCTGACCACGGCGGACGTGATCTATTCCATGCGGCGCCACCTCGACCCCGCGGTGGGTTCGAAAGCGGCGGCCATCGCGGCGCAGATGGTCGACTTCAAGGCCAGCGACGATCTGACCATGCAGATCGAACTGGCCGCCGCCAATGCCGACCTTCCGGTGATCCTGTCGCTGCACCATTTCATGATCGTGGCCGACGGCACGACCGATTTCAGCACCGCCAACGGCACCGGCGCCTTCATCTGCGACGAATTCCAGCCCGGCATCCGGTCGATCGGGGTGCGCAACCCGAACTACTTCAAAGAGCAGATGCCCTATCTCGACAGTTTCGAGTATTTCGCGATCTCGGACAACAACGCCCGGGTCAACGCGGTGCTGTCGGGCGACGTTCATCTGGCGGCATCGGTCAACCCCCGCTCGATGCGCACGATCGAAGGCCAGAGCCAGGTCACGTCCTCGGTGACGACGGCGGGCAACTACACCAACGTCAACATCCGTCTGGACCTGTCGCCCGGCGACAAGGCGGGCATGGTCGAAGGGATGAAGTATCTGATGAACCGCGAGGTCATCGTGAATTCGGTCCTGCGCGGTCTGGGTCAGATTGCCAACGATCAGCCCATCTCGCCCATGGACCGGTATCACAACCCCAATCTCGCACCCCGCGCCTACGATCCCGAGCGCGCCCGCGCCGCCTTTGAAAAGGCGGGCGTCCTGGGGCAGGAGATCGAGATCATCACCTCGGACGCGCCCAATTCCGGCATCGACTATGCGATGGTGGTGCAGCAGGCAGGACGTGAGGCGGGGATGAACTTCCGCGTCCAGCGCGTGCCGGCGGACGGCTACTGGTCGAATTACTGGCTGCAATCGCCGATCCATCTGGGCAACATCAACCCGCGCCCGACCCCGGACATCCTGTTCTCGCTGCTCTATGCCTCGGACGCGCCGTGGAACGAGAGCCAATACAAGTCCGAGAAGTTCGACGCCATGCTGCTTGAAGCGCGCGGCCTGCTGGACGACAACCTGCGCCGCGACATCTACTGGGAAATGCAGGAGATGGTCGCGAACGAGGCGGGCACCGTCATCCCGGCCTATATCTCGAACGTCGATGTGCTGTCATCGAAGCTGAAGGGGATGCGCCCGAACCCGCTTGGGGGCCAGTTCGGCTATGCCTTCGCCGAATACGTCTGGCTGGAAGACTGA
- a CDS encoding ABC transporter permease translates to MLLSSTTWILIVQRLAIAILTLFIVSFAVFFATQLLPGDVAQILLGQAATPEAVAGLRTAMGLDEPAISRYLGWLAGLATGDLGMSYVNNLPVADLLAGRLANSLRLAGIVAVVCTPIALTLGILAAMYRGSLLDRIVSIFTISVISVPEFMVATLAVLVFAVWLGWLPALSYGVNMDSWGAMLRAYAMPVISLSFVVAAQMIRMSRAALIETINTPYVEMALLKGASRPRMVLRHALPNALGPIANAMALSLSYLVGGVIIVETIFNYPGVAKLMVDAVATRDLPLIQTCAIIFCVSYLSLITLADVIAILSNPRLRR, encoded by the coding sequence ATGCTGCTATCATCCACCACCTGGATCCTGATCGTCCAAAGACTGGCCATCGCGATCCTGACCCTGTTCATCGTGTCCTTCGCGGTGTTCTTCGCAACCCAGCTTCTGCCCGGCGACGTGGCGCAGATCCTGCTGGGCCAGGCGGCCACGCCCGAGGCGGTCGCGGGCCTGCGCACGGCCATGGGCCTCGATGAACCGGCGATCTCGCGCTATCTGGGCTGGCTCGCTGGGCTTGCGACCGGCGATCTGGGCATGTCCTATGTCAACAACCTGCCGGTGGCGGACCTTCTGGCGGGCCGGCTGGCGAATTCCTTGCGTCTTGCGGGGATCGTCGCGGTGGTCTGCACGCCGATCGCGCTGACCTTGGGCATTCTGGCCGCGATGTATCGGGGATCGCTTCTGGACCGGATCGTGTCGATCTTCACCATCTCGGTCATCTCGGTGCCCGAATTCATGGTGGCGACGCTGGCCGTGCTGGTCTTCGCCGTCTGGCTCGGATGGCTGCCCGCGCTCAGCTATGGGGTGAACATGGACAGTTGGGGCGCCATGCTGCGCGCCTATGCGATGCCGGTCATCTCGCTCAGCTTCGTGGTCGCGGCGCAGATGATCCGCATGAGCCGCGCGGCCCTGATCGAGACGATCAACACCCCCTATGTGGAAATGGCGCTGCTGAAGGGGGCGTCGCGGCCCCGGATGGTGCTGCGCCACGCCCTGCCGAACGCGCTTGGCCCCATCGCCAACGCCATGGCGCTGTCGCTGTCCTATCTGGTCGGGGGCGTCATCATCGTGGAGACGATCTTCAACTATCCCGGCGTGGCCAAGCTGATGGTGGATGCGGTGGCGACGCGCGATCTGCCGCTGATCCAGACCTGCGCCATCATCTTCTGCGTCAGCTATCTGTCCCTGATCACGCTGGCCGACGTGATCGCCATCCTGTCCAATCCGAGGTTGCGCCGTTGA
- a CDS encoding HAD-IA family hydrolase, with protein sequence MDAQNTDRSLADFDYVSFDVVGTLIDFEGAITSALGAIAARSGVRFDAERALDIYRAARAEEGAGLFPDDLARCYGRIAAATGLPDTPSDRQALVDAAAEAVPFPDSVAALARLKRNARLIALTNARRWAFDKYAEKLGQPFWASLTTDDTGTEKPDPAFFERAFQLLRAEGADRQNLLHAAQSQYHDIGVARDLGLTSAWIQRRHGQDGYGGSIAPQAFTEPDHHFLSLRDLADAVEAAAA encoded by the coding sequence ATGGACGCGCAGAACACAGATCGGTCGCTGGCCGATTTCGATTATGTCAGCTTCGACGTCGTCGGCACGCTGATCGACTTTGAAGGTGCGATCACCTCCGCGCTTGGGGCCATCGCCGCGCGGTCGGGCGTCCGCTTCGATGCCGAACGGGCGCTGGACATCTATCGCGCCGCCCGGGCCGAAGAGGGGGCGGGGTTGTTCCCGGACGATCTGGCCCGCTGCTATGGCCGCATCGCCGCCGCGACGGGGCTGCCCGACACGCCCTCCGACCGGCAGGCGCTGGTCGATGCCGCCGCCGAGGCCGTGCCCTTTCCCGACAGCGTCGCGGCCCTGGCCCGGCTGAAGCGGAACGCCCGGCTGATCGCGCTGACGAACGCCCGGCGGTGGGCCTTCGACAAATACGCCGAAAAGCTGGGCCAACCGTTCTGGGCCAGCCTGACGACCGACGACACCGGCACCGAAAAGCCCGACCCTGCGTTTTTCGAACGCGCGTTCCAGCTTCTGCGCGCGGAAGGCGCGGACCGGCAGAATCTGCTGCACGCGGCGCAAAGCCAGTATCACGACATCGGCGTGGCGCGCGATCTGGGGCTGACCAGCGCGTGGATCCAGCGCCGCCACGGTCAGGACGGATATGGCGGCAGCATCGCGCCGCAGGCCTTCACCGAACCGGACCATCACTTCCTGTCACTGCGCGACCTGGCGGACGCCGTCGAGGCCGCCGCCGCTTGA